The genome window GCCCGAGATCACCCAGAAGGTGGACTGGGAAAGCATGGTCAGGAATCCCAGGATATGGTCCACCATCATGCCCAAGCCCGGCAGTGATCTCATTGTGGGAATCTCTCCCGTGGACAAGGGCAAGACCGGATTCCTGGTGCTGGGAGAGACAGCCGGCCAGGGGCTGCTTTACCGCCTGGACCAGATCGTGCGCGGCCTGGACGAGTACAAGAAACTCAAGACATTGAAATATCCATGGAAAATGACCCTGTACCTCACCCTGGGGGTCATGACCATGCTCATCATTCTGGGGGCCATCTGGTTCGGATTCCGGCTGGCCAAGGAAATTTCCGCGCCTGTGCAGGCCCTGGCGGCCGGTACCGAGCGTATTGCCCGGGGCGACCTGACCGTGCGCCTGGAAGACCCCTCGGATGACGAACTGGGGTTTCTGGTGGGTTCGTTCAACCGCATGGCCGAGGACCTGGAGTCGAGCCAGGAGCACGTGCAGCGGGCCCAGGAGCGTCTGGCCCAGCAGAACCAGGAGCTGGAGCGTCGCGGCCACTATATCGAGGCGGTTCTGGACAACATCACCTCGGGCGTCATCTCCATGGATCCCAAGGGGCGCATCGGCACCGTGAACAAGGCGGCGGGGGAGATCCTGGGCGTGCCTGCGGAATTTCTTATTGGTAAGAAGCCCCACGCCCTGCTTTCCGGCGACTTCGCGGATCTCATGAAGGCGGCCCTGGAGCAGATCGCAACCAGCCCGGGGTCCAAGTGGATCCGGCAGATCGACCTGCCCGTGCGCAACAAGGTGGTCAAGGTGCTGGTCAGCGTGGTGCCTCTGCGGGCCGGCCTCGGAGGCGAGGGCGGCACCGTGGCCGTGTTCGAGGACATCACCGAGCTGGAAAAGATCCAGCGCCTTGCGGCCTGGCGCGAGGTTGCCCGCCGCATCGCCCACGAGATCAAGAACCCCCTGACCCCCATCAAGCTTTCTGCCCAGCGCCTGCAGCGGAAATACGGCGACAGGCTAGGCGACAAGACCTTTGAGGAGTGCACCGGGCTCATTGTCCGTCAGGTGGAGCGGCTGCAGCAGATGGTGGTGGAGTTTTCCGCCTATGCCAAGATCCCCGAGGTGCAGCCCCGGCTCGACTATTTGGCCCCGCTGGTGGAAGAGGTGGTGGGCATGTTCGAGAATACCCACCGCAACATCGCCTGGTCTCTGGACTTCGACTCCACGGTGCCGGAGCTTCCCTTTGACCGCGAGGGCATCCGCAAGGTGCTCATCAACCTGTTCACCAACGCGGTGGAGGCGCTGGAAGGGCGCAAGGACGGCGGTGTGGGCATCGCGGTCTCCCACGACGGCGAATCCGGTGTGGTGACCATTGCCGTACACGACAACGGCCCGGGGCTTTCCGAAG of Salidesulfovibrio onnuriiensis contains these proteins:
- a CDS encoding sensor histidine kinase NtrY-like; the encoded protein is MTEYIKISTTDRKERTRRRRELVLAGFCFALIAVLTWVELKYLGGNSYLFLGLLNLNFILLLLVLFIVARNSVKLLLERRRKVLGSRLRTRLVLAFISLSLIPTTLMFLVSVKFVQTSVDYWFKGQVEDSMEQALELGRAFYGSAQERLERRAKNMIDEIMEREYKWGGKGMDSFLGDKFEEYDLSLVGVVTPDGSIQNTHSSPQWEKVWPEITQKVDWESMVRNPRIWSTIMPKPGSDLIVGISPVDKGKTGFLVLGETAGQGLLYRLDQIVRGLDEYKKLKTLKYPWKMTLYLTLGVMTMLIILGAIWFGFRLAKEISAPVQALAAGTERIARGDLTVRLEDPSDDELGFLVGSFNRMAEDLESSQEHVQRAQERLAQQNQELERRGHYIEAVLDNITSGVISMDPKGRIGTVNKAAGEILGVPAEFLIGKKPHALLSGDFADLMKAALEQIATSPGSKWIRQIDLPVRNKVVKVLVSVVPLRAGLGGEGGTVAVFEDITELEKIQRLAAWREVARRIAHEIKNPLTPIKLSAQRLQRKYGDRLGDKTFEECTGLIVRQVERLQQMVVEFSAYAKIPEVQPRLDYLAPLVEEVVGMFENTHRNIAWSLDFDSTVPELPFDREGIRKVLINLFTNAVEALEGRKDGGVGIAVSHDGESGVVTIAVHDNGPGLSEEDCSRLFEPYFSRKKGGTGLGLAIVRSIVTDHKGTVRVVSDRPGGTTFIVELPDR